The following coding sequences are from one Novosphingobium sp. KACC 22771 window:
- the argJ gene encoding bifunctional glutamate N-acetyltransferase/amino-acid acetyltransferase ArgJ — MSHAISPLAIPFPALPAIAGATPRVARARYKEWDRCDLTYVELDENTAIAGVFTRNICCSSEVELGRANVKQGRARALIVNAGNSNAFTGYRGREAVEQIMDQVAAHLGCAREQVFVSSTGVIGVPLPKDKAKEGVNNALTAAPCSWEDAANTIGTTDTFAKGATATAIIGGKTVTFSAIIKGSGMIAPDMATMLGYIFTDAAINPAYLQELLTKAANETFNCITVDSDTSTSDTVLAFATGRAGNTIINCEGCEGADAFAAALTDVCRQLAHLVVKDGEGAQKFIAVSVTGAVSDESARRIGMAIANSPLVKTAIAGEDANWGRIVMAVGKAGEPADRDQLSIGFGGVWQAKDGQPLPDYDEAPVAAHLKGQEISIEVDIGLGEGRATVWTCDLTHGYISINADYRS, encoded by the coding sequence ATGTCACACGCCATCTCTCCGCTCGCCATTCCCTTCCCCGCCCTGCCCGCGATTGCGGGCGCCACGCCGCGCGTGGCCCGCGCGCGATACAAGGAATGGGACCGCTGCGACCTGACCTATGTCGAGCTGGACGAGAACACTGCAATTGCGGGCGTCTTCACCCGCAACATATGCTGCTCGTCCGAGGTTGAACTGGGCCGCGCCAATGTGAAGCAGGGCCGCGCGCGGGCGTTGATCGTGAACGCGGGCAATTCCAATGCCTTCACCGGCTATCGCGGGCGTGAGGCGGTCGAACAGATCATGGATCAGGTTGCCGCCCATCTGGGCTGCGCGCGTGAGCAGGTATTCGTCTCCTCGACCGGCGTGATCGGCGTGCCCCTGCCCAAGGACAAGGCGAAGGAGGGCGTCAACAATGCCCTGACCGCCGCGCCCTGTTCGTGGGAGGATGCGGCCAACACCATCGGCACCACCGACACCTTTGCCAAGGGCGCGACCGCCACGGCGATCATCGGCGGCAAGACGGTGACATTCAGCGCGATCATCAAGGGGTCCGGCATGATTGCGCCCGATATGGCCACGATGCTGGGCTATATTTTCACCGATGCGGCGATCAACCCGGCCTATTTGCAGGAACTGCTGACCAAAGCGGCCAACGAAACCTTCAACTGCATCACGGTGGACAGTGACACCTCGACCAGCGACACGGTGCTGGCCTTTGCCACGGGCCGCGCGGGCAACACGATCATCAATTGCGAAGGCTGCGAGGGCGCCGATGCCTTTGCCGCCGCACTGACGGATGTGTGCCGCCAATTGGCGCATCTGGTGGTGAAAGATGGCGAGGGCGCGCAGAAATTCATCGCCGTTTCCGTCACCGGCGCGGTGTCGGACGAATCGGCGCGGCGGATCGGCATGGCCATCGCCAATTCGCCCTTGGTCAAAACCGCCATTGCGGGCGAGGACGCCAATTGGGGCCGCATCGTCATGGCCGTGGGCAAGGCGGGCGAACCGGCCGACCGCGACCAGCTCTCCATCGGCTTTGGCGGCGTGTGGCAGGCCAAGGACGGCCAGCCCCTGCCCGATTATGATGAGGCCCCGGTGGCCGCCCATCTGAAAGGTCAGGAGATCAGCATCGAGGTCGATATCGGCCTTGGCGAAGGGCGCGCCACCGTTTGGACCTGCGACCTGACACATGGCTATATCAGCATCAACGCCGATTACCGGAGCTGA
- a CDS encoding PilZ domain-containing protein, with amino-acid sequence MNHDAFRPEMTARTAPEVGQASGAELRGAPRFTLLVRSAKLIIDGREYLCVLRDASATGCKVRLFHPLPSFSTLALETSSGERFAMELMWNRDDHAGFRFFDMINVQRLLDDKCGLYAKRQIRLKTDAEATVFANGQQIRAMLRDISQQGACIECPERLMLRQPVRIETLGFPPIYAKVVWRQQPRHGLVFDRGFLMEELAQNMAKMHDMGGAVPPGRYRAAY; translated from the coding sequence GTGAATCATGACGCCTTCCGTCCCGAAATGACCGCGCGCACCGCGCCTGAGGTCGGGCAGGCGTCGGGTGCGGAACTGCGCGGCGCGCCGCGTTTCACGCTGCTGGTGCGCTCGGCCAAGCTGATTATCGATGGGCGCGAATATCTTTGCGTGCTGCGCGATGCTTCGGCCACGGGGTGCAAGGTCCGCCTGTTTCACCCGCTGCCCTCTTTCAGTACGCTGGCGCTCGAAACATCGAGCGGCGAGCGTTTTGCCATGGAATTGATGTGGAACCGCGATGACCATGCCGGTTTCCGCTTTTTCGACATGATCAATGTCCAGCGCCTGCTGGATGACAAATGCGGCCTTTATGCCAAGCGGCAGATCCGGCTCAAGACCGATGCCGAAGCCACCGTCTTTGCCAATGGCCAGCAGATCCGCGCGATGCTGCGCGATATTTCCCAGCAGGGCGCCTGCATCGAATGCCCCGAGCGTTTGATGCTGCGCCAGCCGGTTCGGATCGAAACGCTCGGTTTTCCGCCGATTTACGCCAAGGTGGTCTGGCGTCAGCAGCCGCGCCATGGGCTGGTGTTTGACCGGGGCTTCCTGATGGAGGAACTGGCGCAGAATATGGCCAAGATGCATGATATGGGCGGCGCTGTGCCGCCGGGCCGATACCGCGCCGCCTACTGA
- a CDS encoding DUF1294 domain-containing protein: MISGYVPLALLLVNARTAHLFWQDKRYAREGHRRVPESSLLMMAAIGGTPGALVARQMFRHKTRKQPFSAYLWLIALVQMALIVWFAR; encoded by the coding sequence TTGATCTCCGGCTACGTCCCCCTCGCCCTGCTGCTGGTCAATGCCCGCACCGCCCATCTGTTCTGGCAGGACAAGCGCTATGCCCGCGAAGGGCATCGCCGCGTCCCGGAATCCAGCCTGTTGATGATGGCCGCCATCGGCGGTACGCCCGGCGCGCTGGTCGCCCGGCAGATGTTTCGCCACAAAACGCGCAAGCAGCCGTTTTCGGCCTATCTGTGGCTGATCGCGCTGGTTCAGATGGCGCTGATCGTATGGTTCGCGCGATAA
- a CDS encoding GGDEF domain-containing phosphodiesterase — protein MQDHDDAGRDPLTGLLTLDAARDRLAEWVEQGKSGAETGGGIPRVHAMLMGIRRFETINLAYGEATGDAALIEVATRIARLATESLNGPWFAARGPGGTFLLIVDEACSRERWHAFADQLADRIAQPIQRRVGTLRLSPRIALLRVLVGESAESAMDRLAQTLAVAQRDVARRVVWVDGETNRAGRTAAQLEADLLHAIDKGEIEVHYQPQFALDEEGNEHLSGAEALARWNHPKLGRIGAAALFAIADRADHLAPLSRHIAETALKAASAWPTHLRLSLNVTAADLAAVSFTFDLGKALGKSGFPTDRLTLEVTEQVLVADMTLAERSLSDLARLGIRIALDDFGAGFCNFHYLKTLPLHYLKLDRSMVDGITDDPRDLAVLRAIVAMAKALDLDVVAEGIETEAQRLTVAREGCACYQGFVRAQPMPEAAFLALVRG, from the coding sequence ATGCAGGACCATGACGATGCGGGCCGTGATCCGCTGACCGGACTTTTGACGCTGGATGCCGCGCGCGACCGGTTGGCCGAATGGGTGGAGCAGGGCAAATCGGGCGCGGAAACGGGCGGCGGCATTCCGCGCGTCCATGCGATGCTGATGGGCATCCGCCGGTTCGAAACGATCAACCTGGCCTATGGCGAGGCGACCGGGGATGCCGCGCTGATCGAGGTGGCCACGCGCATTGCCCGGCTGGCGACGGAAAGCCTGAACGGGCCGTGGTTTGCCGCGCGCGGGCCGGGCGGCACCTTCCTGCTGATCGTGGACGAGGCGTGCAGCCGCGAACGCTGGCACGCCTTTGCCGACCAACTGGCCGACCGCATCGCCCAGCCGATCCAGCGCCGGGTGGGCACGCTGCGCCTCTCGCCGCGCATCGCCCTGTTGCGCGTGCTGGTGGGCGAAAGCGCGGAGAGCGCGATGGACCGGCTGGCGCAGACGCTGGCCGTGGCGCAGCGCGATGTGGCGCGGCGCGTGGTCTGGGTCGATGGCGAGACGAACCGGGCGGGGCGCACGGCGGCGCAATTGGAGGCCGACCTCCTGCACGCCATCGACAAGGGCGAGATCGAGGTCCACTACCAGCCGCAATTCGCGCTGGACGAGGAGGGCAACGAGCACCTCTCGGGCGCCGAGGCGCTGGCGCGGTGGAACCACCCGAAGCTGGGCCGGATCGGGGCGGCGGCGTTGTTTGCGATTGCTGACCGGGCCGATCATCTGGCGCCTCTCTCGCGCCATATTGCCGAAACCGCGCTCAAGGCCGCCTCGGCCTGGCCCACGCATCTGCGGCTCTCGCTCAATGTCACGGCGGCCGATCTGGCCGCGGTCAGCTTCACCTTCGACCTTGGCAAAGCGCTGGGCAAAAGCGGCTTTCCCACCGACCGACTGACGCTGGAGGTGACGGAGCAGGTGCTGGTGGCGGATATGACACTGGCCGAAAGGTCGCTCTCGGATCTGGCGCGGCTGGGGATCAGGATCGCGCTGGATGATTTCGGGGCGGGCTTCTGCAACTTCCATTATCTCAAAACCCTGCCGCTGCATTATCTCAAGCTCGACCGCTCGATGGTGGATGGCATCACCGATGATCCGCGCGATCTGGCCGTGCTGCGCGCAATTGTCGCCATGGCCAAGGCGCTCGACCTTGATGTGGTGGCCGAGGGCATCGAGACCGAGGCCCAGCGCCTGACCGTGGCGCGCGAGGGTTGCGCCTGTTATCAGGGCTTTGTCCGCGCCCAGCCGATGCCCGAGGCGGCCTTTCTCGCGCTGGTGCGCGGCTGA
- a CDS encoding acyltransferase family protein: MSQTTRPAAPVGRLPMLDALRGVAALGVVLHHEAPLYGAPGLFPRAYLAVDFFFMLSGFVLTLAFEPKMRGGMATGDFLVRRVARLWPVLAVGVLIGAGWRLWIGATGQLWLLTLCGLLLVPLRRGPGGLYPINGPQWSLAYELLANAAHALVLARLGNRALLVFVLAGAGMLAWCAYVWGSVGLGDTGRNWWGGFARVGFGYGMGVWLGRKFAAGRAPVGAGLAWAGGLALPLALFSLPWWPLGVVAGDLLAVFVIFPPALWCAAHVVLGGGALKIADGLGRLSYPAYAIHGPVLIWGAWLAHRHGAQAAMIRPLTLVAVLALAALLAISPLAHGIPANWITGRRKG; the protein is encoded by the coding sequence ATGTCCCAAACCACCCGCCCTGCCGCCCCTGTCGGCCGCCTGCCCATGCTCGACGCCCTGCGCGGGGTGGCGGCGCTGGGGGTGGTGCTGCATCATGAAGCCCCGCTCTATGGCGCGCCGGGTCTGTTTCCCCGCGCCTATCTGGCGGTGGATTTCTTTTTCATGCTCTCGGGCTTTGTGCTGACATTGGCGTTTGAACCGAAAATGCGCGGCGGCATGGCCACCGGCGATTTTCTGGTCCGGCGCGTGGCGAGGCTGTGGCCCGTGCTGGCGGTGGGCGTGTTGATCGGGGCAGGATGGCGGCTCTGGATCGGAGCCACGGGGCAATTGTGGCTGCTGACGCTGTGCGGCCTGCTGCTGGTGCCGCTGCGGCGGGGGCCCGGCGGCCTATATCCGATCAATGGCCCGCAATGGTCGCTGGCCTATGAATTGCTGGCCAATGCGGCCCATGCGCTGGTGCTGGCGCGGCTGGGCAATCGGGCGCTGCTGGTGTTCGTGCTGGCCGGCGCGGGGATGCTGGCGTGGTGCGCCTATGTCTGGGGCTCGGTGGGGCTGGGCGATACGGGGCGCAATTGGTGGGGCGGCTTTGCGCGGGTCGGCTTTGGCTATGGCATGGGCGTATGGCTGGGGCGGAAATTTGCGGCGGGCCGCGCGCCGGTCGGGGCCGGGTTGGCCTGGGCGGGCGGACTGGCGCTGCCGCTGGCCTTGTTCAGCCTGCCCTGGTGGCCGCTGGGCGTGGTTGCGGGCGATCTGTTGGCGGTGTTTGTGATCTTTCCTCCGGCGCTGTGGTGCGCGGCGCATGTGGTGCTGGGCGGCGGCGCGCTGAAAATCGCCGACGGGCTGGGGCGATTGTCTTATCCGGCCTATGCGATCCATGGGCCGGTGCTGATCTGGGGCGCATGGCTGGCGCATCGCCATGGGGCACAGGCCGCGATGATCCGCCCGCTGACGCTGGTCGCGGTGCTGGCGCTGGCCGCGCTGCTGGCGATCAGCCCGCTGGCGCATGGGATTCCCGCCAATTGGATTACGGGGCGCCGGAAAGGTTGA
- a CDS encoding glutathione S-transferase family protein: protein MLTIWGRLNSHNVKKVVWAAVETGQEWVRHDIGGSFGYSPEYLAMNPNRLVPTLVEDDFSLWESNAILRYLADAYAPHLWPEGLRARALADKWMDWQFTFADAQRDGFLQMVRVAEADRDAAKIERTIAETNKLMRIMDDALAKQPFLTGEAFGIADIPMGAYTYTWFKLGFAREDVPHIRRWFDAVSARPGFQYVAIPLT, encoded by the coding sequence ATGCTCACCATCTGGGGTCGATTGAACTCGCATAATGTCAAAAAGGTCGTCTGGGCGGCGGTGGAAACGGGCCAGGAATGGGTGCGCCATGATATCGGCGGCTCGTTCGGTTATAGCCCTGAATATCTGGCCATGAACCCAAACCGGCTGGTGCCCACGTTGGTCGAGGATGATTTCTCGTTGTGGGAATCGAACGCCATCCTGCGCTATCTGGCCGATGCCTATGCGCCGCATCTGTGGCCAGAGGGCCTGCGCGCGCGGGCTTTGGCGGACAAGTGGATGGACTGGCAATTCACCTTTGCCGATGCCCAGCGCGACGGTTTCCTGCAAATGGTGCGCGTGGCCGAGGCGGACCGAGATGCGGCCAAGATCGAGCGCACCATTGCCGAAACCAACAAGCTGATGCGGATTATGGACGATGCGCTGGCCAAGCAGCCCTTCCTCACCGGCGAGGCTTTCGGCATCGCCGATATTCCGATGGGCGCCTATACTTACACCTGGTTCAAGCTGGGCTTTGCGCGCGAAGATGTGCCCCATATCCGCCGCTGGTTTGACGCGGTCAGCGCCCGCCCCGGCTTCCAATATGTCGCCATCCCCCTCACCTGA
- the secA gene encoding preprotein translocase subunit SecA: MFAKLAKSIFGSSNDRYVKSLDKIVRQIGAYETQLAEMSDEELRGMTAKFREEIAGGRSLDDILPEAFAVVREASKRCMGMRHFDVQMIGGIVLHRGEIAEMRTGEGKTLVATLAVYLNALEGKGVHVVTVNDYLARRDAETMGVLYNFLGLSVGVIVPNLNEYERREAYNCDITYATNNELGFDYLRDNMKHDRDQMVHRPFNYAIVDEVDSILIDEARTPLIISGPTDDKSDLYVSVDAVVRQLITDDSTFEADEKSKNVTLTEDGVEKAERLLEGAGLLEGSNLYAIENTQVVHHLDQAMKANVMFKRDIDYIVKDGKVVIIDEFTGRMMDGRRWSNGLHQAVEAKEGVKIEPENQTMASITFQNYFRMYPKLCGMTGTAATEAAEFFDIYKMNVVTIPTNVPVQRIDEEDEFYKNTLDKFAAIAKLIREKNEIGQPVLVGTVSIEKSELLSEFLTKEGVKHNVLNARFHEMEAHIVAQAGRLGAVTIATNMAGRGTDIKLGGNLEFRIEDELRDMPEGPERDAIIAGFKAEIDAEKEKVLAAGGLCVIGTERHESRRIDNQLRGRSGRQGDPGLSKFYLCLEDDLLRIFGPDTMFSKLMNSNLADGEAIGSRWLSKAIETAQKKVEARNYDVRKQVVEYDDVMNDQRKVIYEQRADIMDADAMDEVVHDMRHDTVNALVGTACPPGSYPEVWDIEGLTNAARFTLGIEAPIADWVATQDGIEPEVIEERLAEMADAHMADKISRNDPEIWRQVEKSVLLERLDHHWKEHLATLDALRQVVFLRAYAQKTPINEYKQEAFGLFERMIEQIREDVTRILSTAELQFSQPEPAALPELPDFLTTHIDPFTGQNDAVPAALPAFDPSQIDPAYSRNAPCPCGSGQKYKHCHGAVV; this comes from the coding sequence ATGTTTGCCAAGCTTGCCAAGTCGATCTTCGGCTCGTCGAATGATCGTTATGTGAAATCGCTCGACAAGATTGTGCGCCAGATCGGCGCCTATGAAACGCAATTGGCCGAAATGAGCGATGAGGAATTGCGCGGCATGACCGCCAAGTTTCGCGAGGAAATCGCGGGCGGGCGCAGCCTTGACGACATCCTGCCCGAAGCCTTTGCCGTGGTGCGCGAAGCATCCAAGCGCTGCATGGGGATGCGCCATTTCGATGTGCAGATGATCGGCGGCATCGTGCTGCACCGGGGCGAAATTGCCGAAATGCGCACCGGCGAGGGCAAGACGCTGGTGGCCACGCTGGCGGTTTATCTCAACGCGCTGGAAGGCAAGGGCGTCCATGTCGTCACGGTCAATGACTATCTGGCCCGGCGCGATGCCGAAACGATGGGCGTGCTGTATAACTTCCTCGGCCTGAGCGTGGGCGTGATCGTGCCCAACCTCAATGAATATGAGCGGCGCGAGGCCTATAATTGCGACATCACCTATGCCACCAACAATGAGCTGGGTTTTGACTATCTGCGCGACAATATGAAACATGACCGCGATCAGATGGTCCACCGTCCGTTCAATTACGCGATCGTGGACGAAGTCGACTCGATCCTGATCGACGAGGCGCGCACGCCTCTCATCATTTCCGGGCCTACCGACGACAAGAGCGACCTTTACGTCTCGGTGGATGCGGTGGTGCGTCAGTTGATTACCGATGACAGCACGTTTGAGGCCGATGAAAAGTCCAAGAATGTCACGCTGACCGAGGATGGCGTGGAAAAGGCCGAGCGTCTGCTTGAAGGCGCGGGTCTGCTCGAAGGCAGCAACCTTTACGCCATTGAAAACACGCAGGTCGTCCATCACCTCGATCAGGCGATGAAGGCCAATGTCATGTTCAAGCGCGACATTGATTACATCGTCAAGGACGGCAAGGTCGTCATCATCGACGAATTTACCGGGCGCATGATGGATGGCCGCCGCTGGTCCAACGGTCTGCATCAGGCGGTCGAGGCCAAGGAAGGCGTCAAGATCGAGCCGGAAAACCAGACGATGGCCTCGATCACCTTCCAGAACTATTTCCGCATGTATCCCAAGCTTTGCGGCATGACCGGCACGGCGGCGACCGAAGCGGCCGAATTCTTCGACATCTACAAGATGAACGTGGTGACCATTCCCACCAACGTTCCGGTGCAGCGCATCGACGAGGAAGACGAGTTCTACAAGAACACGCTCGATAAATTCGCCGCGATTGCCAAGCTGATCCGCGAAAAGAACGAGATCGGGCAGCCGGTGCTGGTGGGTACGGTTTCGATTGAAAAGTCCGAATTGCTCAGCGAATTCCTGACCAAGGAAGGGGTGAAGCACAATGTGCTCAACGCCCGTTTCCACGAGATGGAAGCCCATATCGTCGCGCAGGCGGGGCGCCTTGGCGCGGTCACCATCGCCACCAACATGGCCGGGCGCGGGACGGACATCAAGCTGGGCGGCAATCTGGAATTCCGCATCGAGGATGAATTGCGCGACATGCCCGAGGGGCCGGAGCGCGACGCCATCATCGCCGGTTTCAAGGCCGAGATCGACGCCGAGAAGGAAAAGGTGCTGGCTGCGGGTGGCCTGTGCGTGATCGGCACCGAGCGCCACGAAAGCCGCCGCATCGACAACCAGCTACGCGGCCGTTCGGGCCGTCAGGGCGACCCCGGCCTGTCCAAGTTCTACCTCTGCCTTGAGGACGATCTGCTGCGCATCTTTGGCCCGGATACGATGTTCTCCAAGCTGATGAACAGCAATCTGGCCGATGGCGAGGCGATCGGCTCGCGCTGGCTGTCCAAGGCCATTGAGACGGCGCAGAAGAAGGTGGAGGCGCGCAATTATGACGTGCGCAAGCAGGTCGTCGAATATGATGACGTGATGAACGACCAGCGCAAGGTCATCTATGAGCAGCGCGCCGACATCATGGATGCCGATGCCATGGATGAGGTCGTCCATGACATGCGCCATGACACGGTCAACGCACTGGTCGGCACGGCCTGCCCTCCGGGGTCCTATCCCGAAGTGTGGGATATTGAGGGCCTGACCAATGCCGCGCGCTTTACGCTGGGCATTGAGGCGCCGATTGCCGATTGGGTGGCGACGCAGGACGGGATCGAGCCGGAGGTGATCGAGGAGCGTCTGGCCGAAATGGCCGACGCGCATATGGCCGACAAGATCAGCCGCAACGATCCCGAAATCTGGCGTCAGGTGGAAAAGAGCGTGCTGCTCGAGCGACTCGACCACCACTGGAAGGAGCATCTGGCCACGCTGGACGCCCTGCGCCAGGTGGTGTTCCTGCGCGCCTATGCGCAAAAGACGCCGATCAATGAATATAAGCAGGAGGCTTTCGGCCTGTTCGAACGGATGATCGAGCAGATCCGCGAGGACGTCACCCGCATCCTCTCGACCGCCGAACTGCAATTCTCGCAGCCCGAACCGGCGGCTCTGCCCGAACTGCCCGATTTCCTGACCACGCATATTGATCCCTTCACCGGGCAGAATGATGCGGTTCCCGCGGCGCTGCCCGCCTTTGATCCGTCACAGATCGATCCGGCCTATTCGCGCAATGCGCCTTGCCCCTGCGGGTCTGGCCAGAAATACAAGCATTGTCATGGGGCTGTGGTCTGA
- a CDS encoding cache domain-containing protein — protein sequence MTVFSRVLLAPALFALAIPAAIAAPHASSTEAQGLLDRAVVELTKEGPAKAFAEFNDPKAGFAQKDLYVFVFDTKGVYEATGANPSLVGTSAINLTDAEGKLLVQAIIASVKDQSEGRVDYVWLNRIDNRVEHKVSLVRRVGDHIVGVGYYKG from the coding sequence ATGACCGTGTTCTCTCGTGTGCTGCTCGCCCCCGCGCTGTTCGCGTTGGCCATTCCCGCCGCCATCGCCGCGCCCCATGCCAGTTCGACCGAAGCGCAGGGCCTGCTCGACCGCGCCGTGGTGGAATTGACCAAGGAAGGCCCCGCCAAGGCCTTTGCCGAATTCAACGACCCCAAGGCGGGCTTTGCCCAAAAAGACCTCTACGTCTTCGTTTTCGACACCAAGGGCGTCTATGAAGCCACCGGCGCCAATCCGTCGCTTGTCGGCACCAGCGCGATCAACCTGACCGACGCCGAGGGCAAGCTGCTGGTTCAGGCCATCATCGCCTCGGTCAAGGATCAGAGCGAGGGCCGCGTTGATTACGTCTGGCTCAACCGCATCGACAATCGCGTCGAGCACAAGGTCTCGCTGGTGCGCCGCGTGGGGGATCACATCGTGGGGGTGGGGTATTATAAGGGGTGA
- a CDS encoding energy transducer TonB has product MMLALGLILLQQAAAASPVMTVPPAPLMPPVQNAVETLPRGPRPKEGPVGWIHAGDYPPLALRNGESGVVGFTLTVDAKGGVTNCVVVASSGSAALDRTTCDLLRVRAQFQPALDGAGKPVAGSYTNRTRWILPPPAALPQPGEVIFHYVVETDGRQTECRLEKATGAMEERFKQLGSGCPAVRFREPFKDAQGNPVRRRVTLRQSLVVEP; this is encoded by the coding sequence ATGATGCTGGCTTTGGGACTGATTCTTTTGCAACAAGCCGCGGCGGCGTCGCCGGTGATGACCGTGCCGCCCGCACCGCTGATGCCGCCAGTGCAAAACGCGGTGGAAACCCTGCCGCGCGGGCCTCGGCCCAAGGAAGGGCCGGTGGGCTGGATCCACGCCGGCGATTATCCGCCGCTGGCCTTGCGGAACGGCGAATCGGGCGTGGTCGGTTTCACCTTGACCGTGGATGCCAAGGGGGGCGTCACCAATTGCGTGGTGGTGGCCAGCAGCGGGTCGGCGGCGCTCGATCGTACGACCTGCGATCTGCTGCGCGTGCGCGCCCAGTTTCAACCGGCGCTGGACGGCGCGGGAAAGCCCGTGGCGGGCAGCTACACCAACCGCACGCGCTGGATACTGCCTCCGCCTGCGGCGCTGCCCCAGCCCGGAGAGGTGATCTTCCACTATGTGGTCGAAACCGACGGGCGCCAGACCGAATGCCGGCTGGAAAAGGCCACAGGCGCGATGGAGGAACGCTTCAAACAGTTGGGCTCGGGATGTCCGGCGGTGCGTTTTCGCGAGCCGTTCAAGGACGCGCAGGGCAATCCGGTGCGCCGCCGTGTGACTTTGCGGCAATCCTTGGTGGTTGAACCGTAA
- a CDS encoding NAD kinase, producing MTEELRLALVVSDTPKAMAAAEVMADEHPWVPLQEADVVVVLGGDGFMLTVLHRMLDAGRVIPAYGLNHGTVGFMMNKPKSTKPIATRVAKASKLAVAPLEMTCTTWAGETQHFYAINEVSLLRETRQTAKIEISVNGKVRLAELACDGILVATPAGSTAYNLSANGPILPMGSGILALTPISPFRPRRWKGAIIKDNATVEFRVLEPDKRPVAAVADQKEVRDIAHVRVAAHRDHMLTLLFDRHSSLDERIFAEQFQV from the coding sequence ATGACAGAAGAATTGCGTCTGGCGCTGGTGGTATCGGACACGCCCAAGGCGATGGCGGCGGCCGAAGTGATGGCGGACGAACACCCGTGGGTGCCGCTCCAAGAAGCCGATGTGGTGGTGGTGCTGGGCGGCGACGGGTTCATGCTGACAGTGCTGCACCGGATGCTGGATGCGGGGCGCGTGATCCCGGCCTATGGGCTCAATCACGGCACCGTGGGCTTTATGATGAACAAGCCCAAATCGACCAAGCCCATCGCCACGCGCGTGGCCAAGGCGAGCAAGCTGGCGGTGGCGCCGCTGGAGATGACCTGCACCACATGGGCGGGCGAGACACAGCATTTCTATGCGATCAACGAGGTCTCGCTGCTGCGCGAAACGCGCCAGACGGCCAAGATCGAGATTTCGGTCAACGGCAAGGTGCGTTTGGCCGAACTGGCCTGCGACGGCATTCTGGTGGCCACGCCCGCCGGATCGACCGCCTATAACCTGTCGGCCAATGGCCCGATCCTGCCGATGGGCAGCGGCATTCTGGCACTGACCCCGATCAGCCCGTTCCGCCCGCGCCGGTGGAAAGGCGCGATCATCAAGGACAATGCCACAGTCGAATTCCGCGTGCTGGAGCCCGACAAGCGCCCCGTGGCGGCGGTGGCCGACCAGAAGGAAGTGCGCGATATTGCCCATGTTCGCGTGGCCGCGCATCGCGATCACATGCTTACACTGCTGTTCGACCGCCATTCGAGTCTGGACGAACGAATCTTTGCCGAGCAGTTTCAGGTGTAA
- a CDS encoding inositol monophosphatase family protein produces MTDTLSEAVHDVMADAAARAIRPRYQHLAAADIIEKAADDLVTIADKESEAILAEGLARILPEAAIVGEEAAFADPSIMARLGSDLCWIIDPLDGTNNFAHGRAPFGILVALAQGGETIGGWIYDVLSGRFCHARIGEGAYLNGELLTARPTGQNPAIAAISVVFADPARRAALMDHIAPHYQLVDIPRCAAEQYPRLATGVNDVSLFERTLAWDHAAGVLFLNEAGGKAARFDGTPYRVDEDRRGLIGASSPALWDELAARMAAI; encoded by the coding sequence ATGACCGATACTTTGAGCGAAGCCGTCCATGATGTGATGGCGGACGCCGCCGCGCGCGCCATCCGTCCGCGTTATCAGCATCTGGCCGCCGCCGACATCATCGAGAAAGCCGCCGACGATCTGGTGACGATTGCCGACAAGGAGAGCGAGGCGATTCTGGCCGAGGGTCTGGCGCGCATCCTGCCCGAGGCGGCGATTGTGGGCGAGGAGGCGGCCTTTGCCGATCCCTCGATCATGGCGCGTCTAGGCTCGGACCTGTGCTGGATCATCGACCCGCTGGACGGCACCAACAATTTCGCCCATGGCCGCGCGCCTTTCGGCATCCTTGTCGCGCTGGCGCAGGGGGGCGAGACGATCGGCGGCTGGATCTATGACGTGCTTTCGGGCCGGTTTTGTCATGCGCGGATCGGCGAAGGGGCCTATCTCAACGGTGAGCTCCTGACCGCGCGGCCCACCGGACAGAACCCGGCGATTGCGGCGATCTCGGTGGTCTTTGCCGACCCTGCGCGCCGCGCCGCGCTGATGGATCACATCGCCCCGCATTACCAGTTGGTCGACATCCCCCGCTGCGCCGCCGAGCAATATCCGCGTCTGGCAACGGGGGTGAACGATGTCTCGCTGTTTGAACGCACGCTGGCGTGGGATCATGCGGCGGGCGTGCTGTTCCTGAACGAGGCGGGCGGCAAGGCGGCGCGGTTTGACGGCACGCCCTATCGCGTGGACGAAGACCGGCGCGGCCTGATCGGCGCATCCAGCCCCGCCCTGTGGGACGAACTGGCCGCGCGGATGGCGGCGATTTGA